A genomic region of Lytechinus pictus isolate F3 Inbred chromosome 2, Lp3.0, whole genome shotgun sequence contains the following coding sequences:
- the LOC129254800 gene encoding cytospin-A-like — translation MQTTSSTMTQAPLKNDANQQGWNEIQELLQQTQQENNFMRQQMEILRHENRILKDRMKSIDSETQASKTDSEKAILLGLEGSSSLEERVQGAGAEGVEEASTRDSSYIIADNNAELVLPGFPSSSSDGSVVLPDEPSNMSDGNWDILSSDGEGSMANLHDRILQMEENHYTVNEELQATLQELKDLQDQVTDLTLDTDKLGEEKSIIIEALYRQMSKTEKLNMVIQHFKAICDEHKIEYDLEELNECVPSPRTAVSDQATGMARSKEEQEKLTDLLKEHNNEIQSEVEKLKYQLLEMESMLRSALAARQSLEQEITVFKGKLSSLEVEREKGDTLLRAEKDKLNQLFRYSDPKGSLNLPQLLEDARLKKDTAESRCEELARALEESNNHAEKLQEELERIEDEYESSKNQFEEQVERYQAMIREFDSEKAELETEVINLKETVIELEETVERQEYDKQQHLSTIADLNQAVQTLREEKQNIGRDLVDLKRTSARDSEEWVQFQRDLQKAVVIANDYRNEAQNEVKMLEKDKAELRDQIKSLSAEVERLRKIERMHKPPTPTTPAPPRNTPTENEIRQRMQAIMKSSEKDIVRGSTSRKTLSNGKVSVKNIIKNLESNAGADVPKTPASPTSPVSMNFSNTRPPMERRNTTIAITKSMNSKPQYTRRATTTIISTHDAQKLSMSSSNRSIDDSMIGRSRSQPGNRNEARQMIGDALSRNREFSTRRSMSRDNSESPTSRRAKSLCNEPISSGRRSSSSSLRDCDSPTPRDSVGNQSPTAKKTTDGIDKKDPLSMLVKSEGGGSKRNALLKWCQARAHGYKGVEVTNFSSSWNDGLAFCAIIHSYMPEAIPWNELNNQDKKRNFTVAFKAGESIGISSMLDIDDMVKLERPDWKSVMTYVTALYKYFET, via the exons ATGCAGACCACTTCATCAACCATGACTCAAGCACCGTTGAAGAACGATGCAAACCAGCAGGGCTGGAATGAGATCCAGGAGTTACTCCAGCAGACCCAGCAGGAAAACAACTTCATGAGACAACAGATGGAGATCCTGCGCCATGAGAACCGCATCCTCAAAGATCGCATGAAGAGCATCGATTCAGAGACACAGGCCTCCAAAACGGACAGCGAGAAGGCAATTCTTCTGGGATTGGAAGGTAGCTCCAGTCTGGAGGAACGTGTACAGGGTGCTGGAGCAGAAGGTGTAGAGGAAGCTTCCACAAGGGATTCATCGTACATCATAGCAGATAATAATGCAGAGCTTGTTTTACCAGGctttccatcatcatcatcagatgGATCAGTGGTTCTTCCTGATGAGCCATCAAACATGTCTGATGGCAATTGGGATATTCTGAGCAGTGATGGAGAAGGATCAATGGCAAACCTACATGACAGGATCCTTCAGATGGAGGAAAACCATTACACTGTCAATGAGGAGTTGCAAGCAACACTTCAAGAACTCAAAGACCTTCAGGATCAGGTGACAGACCTCACTTTAGACACAGATAAGCTTGGTGAGGAGAAGTCAATTATCATAGAAGCATTATACAGACAAATGTCAAAAACAGAGAAACTGAATATGGTAATACAACACTTCAAAGCTATATGTGATGAGCACAAAATAGAATATGATTTAGAGGAATTAAATGAATGTGTGCCTTCTCCAAGAACTGCTGTGTCAGACCAAGCTACAGGGATGGCCAGAAGCAAAGAAGAGCAGGAGAAACTGACTGATCTCCTAAAGGAACACAATAATGAGATTCAGTCAGAAGTTGAGAAGCTCAAATACCAACTCTTGGAAATGGAGAGCATGCTTAGAAGTGCCCTGGCTGCAAGGCAATCACTTGAACAAGAAATAACTGTATTTAAGGGAAAgttatcaagtttggaagttgAGCGAGAGAAGGGGGATACTCTTTTGAGGGCTGAAAAGGACAAACTGAATCAGCTTTTTCGGTATTCAGATCCAAAGGGTAGCTTAAACCTTCCCCAGTTGTTGGAAGATGCAAGACTTAAAAAGGACACAGCAGAATCTAGGTGTGAAGAGCTTGCACGTGCCTTGGAAGAAAGCAATAACCATGCTGAGAAACTTCAAGAAGAGCTTGAGAGAATAGAGGATGAGTATGAATCAAGTAAGAATCAGTTTGAAGAACAGGTTGAGAGGTATCAGGCAATGATTCGTGAGTTTGACTCTGAGAAGGCAGAACTAGAAACAGAGGTTATAAATCTCAAGGAAACAGTGATAGAGTTGGAGGAGACTGTTGAGCGGCAAGAATATGACAAGCAGCAGCATTTAAGCACTATTGCTGACCTGAACCAAGCAGTACAGACATTGCGAGAAGAGAAGCAAAATATTGGTAGGGATCTAGTCGACTTGAAGCGTACAAGCGCTCGTGATTCAGAAGAATGGGTGCAGTTCCAGCGGGATTTGCAGAAGGCTGTGGTGATTGCCAACGATTATCGCAATGAAGCTCAGAATGAGGTGAAAATGCTAGAGAAGGACAAAGCAGAGCTTCGCGACCAGATCAAAAGCTTATCCGCTGAAGTGGAGAGACTGCGTAAGATTGAAAGGATGCATAAACCTCCAACCCCAACCACTCCTGCCCCTCCCCGGAACACTCCTACAGAGAACGAGATCCGCCAGAGGATGCAAGCTATTATGAAATCATCAGAAAAGGACATTGTCCGCGGGAGCACTTCTCGTAAAACTCTCAGCAATGGGAAGGTCTCTGTGAAGAATATTATTAAGAACCTTGAAAGCAATGCTGGTGCAGATGTGCCAAAGACTCCAGCAAGCCCTACCTCTCCTGTTTCAATGAATTTCTCCAACACCAGGCCTCCAATGGAGAGGAGGAACACAACAATAGCAATAACTAAGAGCATGAACTCTAAACCTCAGTACACCCGAAGAgctactaccaccatcatctctACACATGATGCTCAGAAGCTGTCTATGAGTTCCTCCAATCGATCAATTGATGACAGCATGATAGGGCGCTCCAGGTCACAACCAGGGAATCGTAATGAAGCCCGGCAGATGATTGGAGATGCCCTTTCCAGGAATAGAGAATTTTCAACTAGACGGTCTATGAGCAGAGATAACAGCGAGTCCCCTACCTCAAGAAGAGCTAAATCACTCTGCAATGAACCCATCTCATCTGGGCgcagatcatcatcatcatctttaagGGACTGTGATTCACCCACTCCAAGAGACTCGGTAGGCAACCAGTCACCAACTGCCAAGAAGACAAC GGATGGTATAGATAAGAAAGACCCTTTGTCTATGTTAGTCAAGTCAGAAGGAGGTGGTTCCAAGAGGAATGCCTTACTCAAATGGTGCCAGGCTAGGGCACATGGTTATAAG GGTGTAGAAGTGACGAACTTCAGTAGCAGTTGGAATGATGGTCTTGCCTTCTGTGCTATTATACACAGCTACATGCCTGAAGCAATACCATGGAATGAACTCAACAATCAAGACAAG AAAAGGAACTTTACTGTGGCCTTCAAAGCGGGAGAGTCAATAGGGATATCATCCATGTTG GACATTGATGACATGGTAAAGTTAGAGAGGCCAGACTGGAAGTCTGTCATGACTTATGTCACAGCCCTGTACAAGTATTTTGAGACGTAG